One Acetobacterium sp. KB-1 DNA segment encodes these proteins:
- a CDS encoding prolipoprotein diacylglyceryl transferase, giving the protein MYPLIHIFQYTIPTFGVLFLIGTGCGFLLAIPTAKKYHISTMDAMFFGLFGIIGGIIGAKLLYIIVDLPNLIASPETALIRLATGGAVFYGGLIGGILGGFLYTRVYRLDAIKFFDIAVPSLALAQAFGRIGCFFNGCCYGIPYDGPLAVHYPVGAYPPSGIGLFPAQLSESAFLFILTLVLMVVLWKSRNPGFTTGFYLIAAGIFRFINEFFRSDPRGIIGFLSTSQFISLIVIAFGLLFIIKIPQTLYQKHLKN; this is encoded by the coding sequence ATGTACCCCCTTATTCATATCTTTCAATATACCATCCCGACCTTTGGGGTCCTGTTTTTAATTGGAACCGGATGCGGCTTTCTACTGGCCATTCCAACTGCTAAAAAATATCATATCTCAACGATGGATGCCATGTTTTTCGGACTTTTTGGCATCATCGGTGGGATCATCGGGGCCAAGCTACTGTATATCATTGTCGATTTGCCCAATCTGATCGCCAGCCCGGAGACCGCCCTGATTCGACTCGCCACCGGTGGTGCCGTCTTCTATGGCGGACTGATCGGCGGAATCCTGGGCGGTTTTCTTTACACTCGCGTCTATCGACTTGACGCCATCAAGTTTTTTGATATTGCAGTGCCATCGCTAGCACTGGCTCAGGCCTTCGGCCGGATTGGCTGCTTCTTCAATGGCTGCTGTTATGGTATTCCCTATGATGGTCCCTTGGCTGTCCATTATCCCGTTGGCGCCTATCCACCCTCCGGAATCGGTCTGTTTCCGGCCCAGTTGTCTGAATCGGCCTTTCTTTTTATACTCACTTTAGTTCTGATGGTGGTATTGTGGAAAAGCAGAAATCCTGGTTTTACAACCGGTTTTTATTTAATCGCTGCCGGTATCTTTCGTTTCATCAATGAGTTTTTCCGCTCCGATCCCAGAGGCATCATCGGTTTTCTCTCAACCTCACAGTTTATCAGCCTGATTGTTATTGCATTTGGATTACTTTTTATCATTAAAATTCCCCAGACCCTTTATCAAAAACACTTGAAAAATTAG
- a CDS encoding HAMP domain-containing sensor histidine kinase, with translation MKNDKPDPIKIKNSKNRPDEELVSVLIKYLSLTLVVALVWGFYFNLALLPRLGYHPLFIILFTLVPNLLVFIIMSHLIRKKLSYLKTLQKGSERIAAENFESYIPLQDHNELTDIANNVNLIHDLYEAKNKAESLAKMENHHIITSVSNEIHAPLTGIIGYLERIQNPDERDFSKKEAYLKIALKKAYQVIRFIDDLFEHAFTDNGKGYYQFKVYNGKPLIHQLLNTSSQALKEAGYDVVEENCIERDFSLWVDLEQLQRIFDYLTSNIIKYADPDKPVDFGLILNKNELCIILRNKTINNPDAAGKNVIENEGSSLDSCRKIITRHQGRIDYYQLNQLFKVELILPIHQ, from the coding sequence TTGAAAAACGATAAACCCGACCCGATCAAAATAAAAAACAGTAAGAATCGACCCGATGAGGAATTGGTCTCGGTCTTAATAAAATATTTGAGTTTGACTTTAGTTGTTGCACTTGTTTGGGGCTTTTATTTTAACCTCGCATTGTTACCCCGTTTGGGCTATCATCCGCTTTTTATCATTCTGTTTACACTTGTCCCCAATTTATTGGTTTTTATTATCATGTCCCATTTAATTCGCAAAAAATTAAGCTACCTTAAAACGTTGCAAAAAGGATCCGAACGGATCGCCGCTGAGAATTTTGAATCCTATATTCCACTTCAGGACCATAACGAACTCACTGATATTGCCAATAACGTGAATCTGATTCATGATTTATATGAGGCTAAAAACAAGGCTGAATCGCTTGCTAAGATGGAAAATCATCATATTATCACCTCTGTTTCAAACGAAATACATGCCCCCTTAACTGGTATCATCGGCTATCTTGAGCGGATTCAAAACCCTGATGAACGTGACTTTTCCAAAAAAGAAGCCTATCTTAAGATTGCTCTTAAAAAGGCGTATCAGGTCATCCGTTTTATTGACGATCTTTTTGAGCATGCCTTTACCGATAATGGCAAGGGCTACTACCAGTTCAAGGTCTATAACGGAAAACCCCTGATTCATCAACTTCTGAACACTTCCAGCCAGGCTTTAAAAGAAGCCGGATACGATGTTGTCGAGGAAAATTGCATCGAACGGGATTTCTCCCTGTGGGTTGATCTGGAACAGCTCCAACGCATTTTTGACTATCTGACTTCCAATATTATTAAGTATGCCGACCCCGACAAACCGGTCGATTTTGGCCTGATCCTTAATAAAAACGAACTCTGCATTATTTTGCGCAATAAAACCATAAATAATCCCGATGCTGCTGGCAAAAATGTCATTGAGAACGAAGGTTCCAGCCTGGACTCCTGCCGAAAAATAATCACCCGCCATCAGGGACGGATCGACTACTATCAACTCAACCAGCTGTTCAAGGTTGAACTGATTCTGCCGATTCATCAGTAA
- a CDS encoding DUF4190 domain-containing protein, with the protein MDIYDGYMGGISSHPDSFWAIMPVIMSVLGIILAISLVVGIICYVFNSLGLYTMAKNRNLDNPWLAWIPFASSYLMGELINDDVSIGTWHIPYAKLFLPLMGLALSIVMMVLGFIPYLGAFVSILLSLALSFYYYAAQFWLYSIYDKDHRVLYLVLSIIFPFLGPIFIFIVRNRTPYDERHPEVVAETYDSKSILALTLGIISIVSVITFIGSGLFTGAVGLIFGMIAMKERKLQGLPTGMAMAGLICSIIGMAFTVLMVFACITCIGVGGMGMLGGLMDGMYY; encoded by the coding sequence ATGGATATTTATGATGGTTATATGGGCGGTATTTCTTCCCATCCTGACAGTTTTTGGGCGATCATGCCCGTTATTATGTCAGTTCTCGGTATTATTTTAGCGATCAGTCTCGTTGTTGGCATAATTTGCTACGTTTTTAATTCACTTGGTCTTTATACCATGGCTAAAAACCGAAATTTGGATAACCCCTGGTTGGCCTGGATTCCTTTCGCCAGCAGTTATCTGATGGGTGAATTGATCAATGATGATGTTTCTATCGGCACCTGGCACATTCCCTATGCCAAACTCTTTCTTCCGCTAATGGGTCTGGCCTTAAGTATTGTCATGATGGTTCTTGGATTCATCCCTTATCTGGGCGCCTTTGTGAGCATCTTGTTATCACTGGCACTGAGCTTCTACTATTATGCCGCTCAATTCTGGCTTTACAGTATTTATGACAAGGATCACCGGGTCCTTTATCTGGTCCTCAGTATTATTTTCCCTTTCCTGGGACCGATTTTCATCTTTATCGTTCGTAATCGGACTCCCTACGATGAACGTCATCCGGAAGTGGTTGCAGAAACCTATGATTCTAAATCAATCCTTGCTCTGACGCTGGGGATCATCTCAATTGTCAGTGTTATCACTTTTATCGGTAGTGGTTTGTTTACCGGCGCCGTCGGTCTTATTTTTGGGATGATTGCCATGAAGGAACGAAAGCTCCAGGGTCTGCCCACTGGTATGGCAATGGCCGGTCTGATTTGTTCAATCATTGGGATGGCCTTTACCGTACTGATGGTTTTTGCCTGCATTACCTGCATTGGAGTCGGCGGCATGGGAATGCTGGGTGGTCTGATGGACGGCATGTACTACTAA
- the spoVG gene encoding septation regulator SpoVG has translation MEITDVRVRKTYPEGKMRAIVSVTFDDQFVVHDIKVIEGQSGFFIAMPSRKTPDGEFKDIAHPINMGTRREMQESVLRAYEKAIEEDNQVTNEEEATVELEVDYEEE, from the coding sequence ATGGAAATAACGGACGTAAGAGTACGGAAAACGTATCCAGAGGGAAAAATGAGAGCAATTGTCTCAGTTACTTTCGATGATCAATTTGTTGTTCATGATATTAAGGTAATTGAAGGCCAAAGCGGATTTTTTATTGCAATGCCCAGTCGAAAAACGCCGGACGGTGAATTCAAAGATATTGCACATCCCATTAACATGGGTACCCGTCGTGAAATGCAGGAGAGCGTCCTGCGAGCTTACGAGAAGGCCATAGAAGAGGATAACCAAGTAACCAATGAAGAAGAAGCAACAGTTGAACTAGAAGTAGATTACGAAGAAGAATAA
- a CDS encoding efflux RND transporter periplasmic adaptor subunit: MKKKGIILCVVIGVALLVGGGAYVYGNSQPTPAVAVKTTPLSKATLQNTISATGVIESYTKVKVSDTSNDKIEKLYVSVGQWVDKDDWLCQLYNKEGDSYSYVKATASGTITAMNAVKGNPANGELFTIEDTNDLKVRGKIKEADLNHIHKNMPVLVKSDATGDTVFPGNLTKIAPTAIKTETATSSTATKAEFEVEIDLPSDTTGLKIGMTTRLSIISEERPDVFCVPFEALVMNDSGQSCVYVAKENPVEQGSFTVESIPITTGLETDSLIEIAGDLLSDGLAIISQPQTVQPGMAVTTVQPGTTVTEELTV, encoded by the coding sequence ATGAAGAAAAAAGGAATTATTTTATGTGTTGTGATCGGGGTAGCCCTATTGGTCGGCGGAGGTGCCTATGTTTATGGCAATTCCCAACCCACCCCGGCGGTTGCTGTCAAAACCACCCCACTTTCAAAAGCAACCCTGCAAAACACCATTTCCGCCACTGGTGTCATTGAAAGCTATACCAAGGTCAAAGTCAGCGATACCAGCAATGATAAAATCGAAAAACTCTATGTTTCGGTTGGTCAATGGGTCGATAAAGATGATTGGTTATGTCAGCTCTACAACAAAGAAGGTGACAGTTACAGCTATGTCAAGGCCACAGCCAGTGGAACCATCACCGCCATGAACGCCGTTAAAGGGAACCCCGCCAATGGTGAGCTTTTTACCATTGAGGACACCAACGACCTTAAAGTGCGAGGCAAGATTAAAGAAGCTGATTTAAATCACATCCACAAAAATATGCCGGTGCTGGTAAAATCGGATGCTACTGGGGATACCGTTTTCCCCGGCAACCTGACTAAAATTGCGCCAACAGCAATTAAAACCGAAACCGCCACCAGTTCAACAGCAACAAAGGCTGAATTTGAAGTTGAAATTGACCTTCCATCCGATACCACCGGATTAAAAATCGGAATGACTACCCGCTTAAGCATAATCAGCGAAGAACGTCCCGATGTTTTCTGTGTTCCCTTTGAAGCTCTGGTGATGAATGATTCCGGTCAATCCTGCGTCTATGTTGCCAAAGAAAATCCTGTCGAACAAGGCTCTTTCACAGTCGAATCGATTCCCATCACCACGGGTCTGGAAACTGATTCTTTAATTGAAATCGCCGGTGATCTACTTAGCGATGGACTCGCCATTATTAGCCAGCCCCAAACGGTCCAGCCCGGTATGGCCGTTACTACGGTGCAGCCCGGTACGACAGTGACTGAAGAATTGACGGTGTAA
- a CDS encoding SEC-C metal-binding domain-containing protein, producing MSLYDAWKNYIEENCSTQEEQNTFWEKYCAEEKVLYQKILGEKITTISGKVEDLIKESKMVPPQYMGFLDGISDSLTAPIDLETIDLDSEVKLEIDFAKLYKNMLAVPAEWLYTLAEWDNFFTVEQRVELEKEYKRSKTVVNEVKVGRNDPCPCGSGKKYKKCCGL from the coding sequence ATGAGTTTATACGATGCGTGGAAAAATTACATCGAAGAGAATTGTAGCACCCAGGAAGAACAAAATACCTTTTGGGAAAAATATTGTGCTGAGGAAAAGGTTCTGTATCAGAAGATTCTGGGCGAGAAAATTACAACCATTTCCGGTAAGGTAGAAGACCTGATTAAAGAAAGCAAGATGGTTCCGCCCCAATACATGGGTTTTCTCGATGGCATTAGCGACAGTCTAACGGCCCCTATTGATCTTGAGACCATTGACTTGGATTCAGAAGTCAAGCTGGAGATCGATTTTGCCAAACTTTATAAAAATATGCTGGCAGTTCCGGCAGAATGGCTTTATACTTTGGCGGAATGGGATAACTTTTTCACGGTGGAGCAGCGAGTTGAGCTGGAAAAAGAATACAAGCGATCAAAAACCGTGGTCAATGAGGTAAAGGTTGGTCGAAACGATCCCTGCCCTTGTGGCTCCGGGAAAAAATATAAAAAGTGTTGTGGACTATAA
- the purR gene encoding pur operon repressor, translating into MKKNERISVITKILSDHPNQVFSFNYFTDLLEAGKSSVCEDVAIVKNAIELTGTGYVETFSGASGGMVYHPRVTREDELLILKEIADLLQSPARKIQGGFVYYSDILSNPRYSKNIGRIIASKYGEMGIEYVVTTETKGIPAAMETAHYLNVPMGLIRRSNRVTEGATTSVNYISGSSNKINTMYLSRRIDLKDKKVLIIDDFMKGGGTAKGMTNLMEEVGAEVKGICVIFVTRSPAEKLVEHFTPLIWMDDENLEAGLQVSLHLED; encoded by the coding sequence ATGAAAAAGAATGAAAGAATCAGCGTCATCACAAAAATATTGTCAGACCATCCCAACCAGGTTTTCAGTTTCAATTATTTTACCGATTTACTGGAAGCGGGTAAATCGAGTGTCTGTGAAGATGTGGCGATTGTAAAAAATGCCATCGAATTAACCGGTACCGGTTATGTCGAAACTTTTTCCGGGGCATCCGGGGGGATGGTCTATCATCCCCGGGTTACCAGAGAAGATGAGTTACTGATCCTCAAAGAAATTGCCGACTTGCTCCAATCCCCGGCCCGAAAAATTCAGGGTGGCTTTGTCTATTACAGTGACATCCTCTCGAATCCCCGCTATTCTAAAAATATAGGCCGGATTATTGCTTCAAAATATGGCGAAATGGGGATTGAATATGTGGTTACCACCGAAACCAAGGGCATTCCTGCAGCGATGGAAACAGCGCATTATTTAAATGTACCAATGGGCCTGATAAGGCGATCCAATCGGGTCACCGAAGGGGCAACCACCAGTGTAAATTATATCTCGGGGTCATCCAATAAGATTAATACCATGTATTTAAGTCGACGTATCGACCTTAAAGACAAAAAAGTACTGATCATTGATGATTTTATGAAGGGTGGCGGAACCGCCAAAGGAATGACCAACCTGATGGAGGAGGTGGGCGCCGAAGTCAAGGGAATCTGTGTTATTTTCGTGACCCGTTCCCCGGCCGAAAAATTGGTCGAACATTTCACCCCGCTAATCTGGATGGATGACGAAAATCTGGAAGCCGGATTGCAGGTTTCGCTCCATTTAGAAGACTGA
- a CDS encoding patatin-like phospholipase family protein: MSQQPYGLVLSGGGAKGAFEMGVWKALRESDYSLGAVIGTSVGALNAAMIAQDDYEIAMEFWSNLTINQVLDLNKEMTNTYVDKWSKESFDVFRTGFLAALFSDGLDISPLRHNLTRMICEDTIRRSTIRFGLVTVDITSLKPRQLMIEDIPNGQLIDYLLASAALPIFQKLEIDGKTYLDGGFFDNVPINFMLEQHFNQIISVEFPAPGMRKWVRDKQAKIITVNNSEYLGGVLDFDSRQIELNIQLGYLDALKVFGLVDGRYFYLNTKKSNTFFRKFINTLGQPLSNQKQLQKMLALLCLSPDAGKNDVLRTLENLLQKTSFRNQPLSLAMLEITGKSVGVPRLENYSIDFFIQAILKELNRLLDENLNLLDNPKIIGTFFTPANSSLLRYNFITFYLVFLSIRGDLSPERMSTFLSKFSPDIALSMITVFYIHEVINH, from the coding sequence ATGTCGCAACAACCGTATGGCCTGGTTCTTAGTGGTGGCGGTGCCAAGGGCGCCTTTGAAATGGGCGTCTGGAAGGCGCTCAGAGAATCTGATTACTCCCTGGGGGCTGTGATCGGAACCTCGGTCGGGGCGCTAAACGCCGCTATGATTGCCCAGGATGACTATGAAATTGCCATGGAATTCTGGTCCAATCTGACCATTAACCAGGTTCTTGATTTAAATAAAGAAATGACCAATACCTATGTGGATAAGTGGTCAAAGGAAAGTTTTGATGTGTTCAGAACCGGTTTTTTAGCCGCTCTTTTTTCAGACGGTTTGGATATTTCGCCGCTCCGACACAATCTTACCCGAATGATCTGTGAAGACACCATCCGCCGCTCAACGATCCGGTTCGGACTGGTAACAGTTGATATTACCAGCCTGAAGCCACGTCAGCTAATGATAGAGGACATTCCCAACGGTCAGTTGATTGACTATTTGCTGGCGAGTGCTGCCCTACCCATTTTTCAGAAGCTGGAAATTGATGGTAAAACCTATCTTGATGGGGGGTTTTTTGATAATGTCCCGATAAATTTTATGCTGGAACAGCATTTCAACCAGATTATTTCGGTGGAATTCCCTGCTCCGGGAATGCGTAAATGGGTACGGGATAAACAAGCAAAAATCATTACTGTTAATAACTCCGAATATCTTGGCGGCGTCCTCGACTTCGATTCCAGGCAAATCGAGCTGAATATCCAATTAGGTTATCTGGATGCCTTAAAGGTTTTTGGCCTAGTCGACGGCCGATACTTTTACCTGAACACAAAAAAAAGCAACACCTTTTTCAGGAAGTTCATCAATACCTTGGGTCAACCGCTATCAAACCAGAAACAGTTGCAAAAAATGCTGGCGCTGCTTTGCCTATCACCTGACGCCGGGAAAAACGATGTTTTAAGAACCCTGGAAAACTTGTTGCAGAAAACCTCGTTTAGAAACCAGCCCCTCAGCCTTGCGATGCTGGAAATCACCGGCAAAAGCGTGGGTGTCCCACGACTGGAAAACTATTCCATTGATTTTTTCATTCAGGCCATTCTTAAAGAACTAAACCGGCTTTTGGATGAAAACCTCAATCTGTTGGATAATCCTAAAATCATCGGAACCTTTTTTACCCCTGCCAACAGCAGTTTGCTACGTTACAATTTCATTACTTTTTATCTTGTCTTTTTGAGTATTCGGGGTGATCTCAGTCCGGAACGAATGTCAACCTTTTTAAGTAAATTTTCGCCGGACATTGCCCTCTCAATGATTACTGTTTTCTATATTCATGAAGTTATCAACCACTAA
- the murC gene encoding UDP-N-acetylmuramate--L-alanine ligase, with translation MKAQLENKFNRPINKLFFIGIGGSSMSGLATMSLSQGFSIEGSDMVASSYTEKLECLGVKIHIGHDYKNIPADTDCVVYSAAIHDDNPDMVKATDLDLPKIERSSFLGLFSHIFDKTIAVSGTHGKTTTSSMVACLLQDADLRPSLSIGGKLDEFGGNAVIDGKAFFVVEACEYVDSFLTTSHSIGIITNIEEDHLDYFKGGLKQIKESFTNFGKILPADGLMIAYGDSQDVLDVVTDLACPVVTYGLNKKNDWYPENITYDNVGKPSFDVYKKGEFYGHYQLIIPGQHNVLNALSAIICGDFLDIPVAISIASMAKFSGAKRRFEFRGEVNGINVYEDYAHHPTELKVVVDACLNYEHHKLWVVFQPHTYSRTFFFFDDFVDAFAKADYVILNDIYSDREDNDWDVYSEDLQKAIEAKYSIPTVTISTFEDIVNHLTANLCPNDLVLVAGSQTINHVAFDLVDKLKAIHKS, from the coding sequence TTGAAAGCACAACTCGAAAACAAATTTAACCGACCGATTAATAAATTATTCTTCATTGGAATTGGTGGCAGTAGCATGAGTGGCCTGGCTACGATGTCGTTATCCCAGGGGTTTTCCATTGAAGGTTCTGATATGGTTGCTTCATCCTACACCGAAAAATTGGAGTGCCTGGGCGTCAAAATCCATATCGGGCATGACTATAAAAACATTCCTGCTGACACCGATTGTGTTGTTTATTCTGCCGCCATTCATGACGATAACCCGGATATGGTGAAAGCCACAGATCTGGATCTTCCTAAAATCGAACGTTCCAGTTTCCTGGGTCTCTTTTCCCACATCTTTGATAAAACCATCGCCGTTTCCGGAACTCATGGTAAAACGACAACCTCCTCCATGGTTGCCTGCCTGCTCCAGGATGCCGATCTGCGACCCAGCCTGAGTATTGGTGGCAAGCTTGATGAGTTCGGCGGCAATGCCGTGATTGACGGCAAAGCGTTCTTTGTCGTGGAAGCCTGTGAATATGTCGACAGTTTTCTGACAACTTCCCACTCGATTGGCATCATTACCAATATCGAAGAGGATCATCTGGACTATTTTAAAGGCGGATTAAAGCAGATCAAAGAATCGTTTACTAATTTTGGTAAAATCCTGCCGGCCGATGGACTGATGATTGCCTACGGCGACTCCCAGGATGTTCTCGATGTCGTCACCGACTTAGCCTGCCCGGTAGTCACCTACGGGTTGAACAAAAAAAATGACTGGTATCCCGAAAACATTACCTATGACAATGTTGGTAAGCCCAGCTTTGATGTCTATAAGAAGGGTGAATTCTATGGCCATTATCAACTTATCATCCCTGGTCAGCATAATGTTCTGAACGCCCTTTCAGCTATTATCTGCGGTGACTTCCTTGACATCCCAGTCGCAATATCGATCGCTTCGATGGCAAAATTCAGCGGTGCTAAACGTCGTTTCGAGTTCCGGGGCGAAGTCAACGGCATCAACGTTTATGAAGACTATGCGCATCATCCCACCGAGTTAAAGGTGGTTGTGGACGCCTGTCTCAATTATGAACACCATAAACTCTGGGTTGTTTTTCAACCCCATACCTATTCCCGAACCTTCTTTTTCTTTGATGATTTCGTGGACGCTTTTGCCAAAGCCGACTATGTTATTCTCAACGATATTTATTCCGACCGGGAAGACAATGACTGGGATGTTTATTCCGAGGATCTGCAAAAAGCCATTGAAGCAAAATACAGTATCCCAACGGTCACTATTTCGACCTTTGAGGATATTGTTAACCATCTGACCGCTAACTTATGCCCGAATGATCTGGTTCTTGTGGCTGGTTCCCAAACGATCAACCACGTCGCTTTTGATCTGGTTGATAAGTTAAAAGCGATTCATAAATCTTGA
- the glmU gene encoding bifunctional UDP-N-acetylglucosamine diphosphorylase/glucosamine-1-phosphate N-acetyltransferase GlmU, which yields MNDSKTIILAAGEGTRMRSQKPKVLHQVCGENILDYVIEVSKTSGISEIAVIVGFQAELVKESLPPQITTYFQKEQLGTGHAVLQALPFFEALKGNLVVLVGDAPLIQAETLTGLVRAHESGGYAVTVLTAEFDEPTGYGRMIKNRSGELLKIVEEKDANLVEKQIKEINSGMYCFDAQALVLALAQLKTDNVQGEYYLTDVIEILREMGKTAGTFVTPDPEDIQAINSRVQLAEAEAVMRKRINHRLMDAGVTIIDPATTYVGARAIVGQDTVLYPSVILEGETEIGKDCVIGANCRLVDAKIGNKVSIQSSTILESRVDDYTNVGPYAYIRPGSQIGKHCKVGDFVEVKNSTMGDGAKASHLTYIGDGDVGENVNLGCGTVFVNYDGKNKYRTIVEKNAFVGCNTNLIAPVTVKEGAYIAAGSTITDDVPEDSLAIARARQVNKVGYLKK from the coding sequence ATGAACGATTCAAAAACCATCATATTGGCAGCCGGCGAAGGAACCCGGATGCGGTCCCAAAAGCCCAAGGTACTCCATCAGGTATGTGGGGAGAATATTCTGGATTACGTGATAGAAGTCAGTAAGACGTCGGGCATTTCGGAGATTGCAGTGATTGTCGGCTTTCAGGCTGAGTTGGTCAAAGAAAGCCTGCCGCCACAGATCACTACCTATTTCCAGAAAGAACAACTTGGCACCGGTCATGCCGTTTTACAGGCACTCCCCTTTTTTGAAGCGCTTAAGGGAAATCTGGTTGTGTTGGTCGGGGATGCCCCACTGATCCAGGCAGAGACCCTGACCGGCCTGGTTCGGGCTCATGAGTCCGGAGGTTATGCGGTAACGGTCTTAACGGCAGAGTTTGATGAGCCCACCGGCTATGGCCGGATGATTAAAAATAGAAGTGGCGAACTGCTTAAGATTGTCGAAGAGAAGGATGCCAATCTGGTCGAAAAACAGATCAAAGAAATCAATTCCGGGATGTATTGCTTCGACGCTCAGGCCCTTGTCCTGGCACTGGCGCAATTAAAAACAGATAATGTCCAGGGTGAGTATTATCTCACCGATGTCATTGAAATTTTGCGGGAAATGGGAAAAACAGCAGGCACCTTTGTGACCCCGGATCCGGAAGACATTCAGGCGATCAATTCCCGGGTGCAGTTGGCAGAGGCAGAAGCGGTGATGCGAAAACGGATTAACCACAGACTGATGGATGCCGGCGTGACGATCATCGATCCGGCAACGACCTATGTGGGAGCCAGAGCAATCGTTGGTCAGGATACCGTCCTCTATCCCAGCGTTATTCTGGAAGGCGAAACCGAAATTGGCAAAGATTGTGTTATCGGAGCAAATTGCCGGTTAGTTGACGCAAAAATTGGGAATAAGGTTTCTATCCAGAGTTCCACAATATTAGAGAGTCGTGTCGATGATTACACCAACGTCGGACCCTACGCTTATATTCGTCCGGGTAGTCAGATTGGCAAGCATTGCAAGGTTGGTGATTTTGTCGAAGTGAAGAACTCCACCATGGGCGACGGCGCAAAGGCTTCCCATTTGACCTATATTGGCGATGGCGACGTCGGCGAGAATGTCAACCTGGGTTGCGGCACCGTTTTTGTGAATTATGATGGCAAAAATAAATACCGGACGATTGTAGAAAAGAATGCCTTTGTCGGGTGTAACACCAATCTGATTGCCCCGGTAACCGTTAAGGAAGGGGCTTATATTGCCGCCGGTTCCACCATCACGGACGACGTCCCGGAAGACAGTTTGGCGATTGCCAGAGCCAGACAGGTCAATAAGGTCGGCTACTTAAAAAAGTAA
- a CDS encoding ABC transporter ATP-binding protein: MMRNKIIEMQGIVKSYYLGTPNELEILHGIDLDVYEGEFLSIVGASGSGKSTLMNILGALDRPTKGHYYLDHLPMENVRDDGLSKIRNKKIGFVFQTFNLIPRSTALKNVALPMLYGGVPRSERSRRASELLQLVEMSGRAHHRPNELSGGQKQRVAIARAMANDPAIILADEPTGALDTHTGRLVMDIFHRLHQEQGKTIILITHNVELAEETERTIRLRDGSIVDNRKNDQYQLEGYYESV; the protein is encoded by the coding sequence ATGATGCGAAATAAAATTATTGAAATGCAGGGGATTGTCAAATCTTATTATCTGGGTACCCCCAATGAACTGGAAATTCTCCACGGTATTGATTTGGATGTTTATGAAGGTGAGTTTTTATCGATTGTCGGCGCTTCCGGTTCCGGTAAATCCACCTTGATGAATATTCTTGGAGCCTTGGACCGCCCCACTAAAGGGCACTATTATCTGGATCATCTGCCAATGGAAAATGTTCGCGACGATGGGCTTTCAAAAATCCGCAACAAGAAAATCGGCTTTGTTTTCCAGACCTTTAATCTCATTCCCCGTTCGACGGCTTTAAAAAACGTGGCTCTGCCGATGCTTTACGGTGGAGTGCCGCGGAGCGAACGATCACGACGGGCCTCTGAACTCCTTCAGCTGGTGGAAATGAGTGGTCGAGCCCATCATCGGCCCAATGAATTATCCGGCGGACAAAAACAGCGCGTGGCCATTGCCCGGGCGATGGCCAACGATCCGGCCATCATCCTCGCCGATGAACCGACCGGAGCCCTGGACACTCATACCGGTCGCCTGGTTATGGATATTTTTCACCGGCTCCATCAGGAACAGGGAAAAACGATTATTTTAATTACCCATAACGTCGAATTGGCCGAAGAAACAGAACGAACCATCCGACTTCGAGATGGTTCCATTGTCGATAACCGCAAGAATGATCAATATCAATTGGAGGGTTACTATGAATCTGTTTGA